From one Lolium rigidum isolate FL_2022 chromosome 4, APGP_CSIRO_Lrig_0.1, whole genome shotgun sequence genomic stretch:
- the LOC124647946 gene encoding uncharacterized protein LOC124647946 — translation MDSPATGFRGPAEWAAPALKDLLPDLSREEQLWLENGFQPAGRRRKGRRITKQKLLAEVPPSMPAQRTEGERDAWLIGSVQAALCHYNARHQGVEFDAVKPLMEDRVGFRDQVWFHLNFWARSRSTNKIKRFFAEVHYKPSSDTSKYPQATPVVEICTIIEEPLSQYRRACAFCAASCEILHPKGCRKFVCGNDKDRFEQRLVQCGSMCIEPPFSCPSKIERHGLPYRSSSSSPSQ, via the exons ATGGATTCGCCGGCGACGGGATTTCGGGGACCCGCAGAGTGGGCGGCGCCGGCGTTGAAGGATTTGCTGCCGGATCTGTCCCGTGAGGAGCAACTATGGCTGGAGAACGGCTTCCAGCCGGCCGGGCGAAGGCGCAAGGGACGACGCATCACCAAGCAGAAACTTCTCGCGGAAGTTCCTCCTTCCATGCCCGCGCAGCGCACAGAAGG AGAGCGTGATGCCTGGCTCATCGGGTCAGTCCAAGCTGCTCTCTGCCACTACAATGCTAGGCACCAG GGTGTCGAGTTTGATGCTGTGAAGCCACTGATGGAAGACCGAGTTGGTTTCAGGGACCAGGTGTGGTTCCACCTCAACTTCTGGGCTCGTAGCCGCAGCACCAACAAAATCAAGCGCTTCTTCGCCGAGGTGCACTACAAGCCATCCTCTGACACCTCCAAATACCCACAGGCAACTCCCGTCGTTGAAATATGCACCATCATTG AAGAGCCTCTTTCCCAGTACAGGAGGGCGTGTGCGTTTTGTGCTGCCAGTTGCGAAATTTTGCACCCTAAGGGGTGCCGCAAGTTTGTTTGCGGCAACGACAAGGACCGGTTCGAACAACGTCTCGTGCAGTGTGGCTCTATGTGCATCGAGCCACCATTCAGTTGCCCCTCCAAGATCGAAAGGCACGGTCTGCCTTATCGCTCCTCATCGTCTTCGCCATCACAATGA
- the LOC124647948 gene encoding uncharacterized protein LOC124647948, which translates to MPSSAAGQAPPPLRAPASSPPSSPAAIERAPSTGPARSRSIRTLEESRSRRPSCIRCSEHIISSTCIGFGRRERDAWLIGSVQAALCHYNARHQGVEFDAVKPLMEDRVGFRDQVWFHLNFWARSRSTNKIKRFFAEVHYKPSSDTSKYPQATPIVEICTIIEEPLSQYRRACAFCAASCEILHPKGCRKFVCGNDKDRFEQRLVQCGSMCIEPPFSCPSKIERHGLPYRSSSSSPSQ; encoded by the exons ATGCCGAGCTCCGCCGCTGGTCAAGCTCCACCTCCTCTTCGCGCGCCCGCCTCTtcgccgccctcctcccctgCAGCCATTGAGCGGGCGCCGTCGACGGGGCCAGCAAGGTCGAGGTCCATAAGGACACTGGAGGAGTCGCGCTCAAGGAGACCAAGCTG TATACGCTGCTCTGAACACATAATTTCCTCCACCTGTATTGGATTTGGACGCAGAGAGCGTGATGCCTGGCTCATCGGGTCAGTCCAAGCTGCTCTCTGCCACTACAATGCTAGGCACCAG GGTGTCGAGTTTGATGCTGTGAAGCCACTGATGGAAGACCGAGTTGGTTTCAGGGACCAGGTGTGGTTCCACCTCAACTTCTGGGCTCGTAGCCGCAGCACCAACAAAATCAAGCGCTTCTTCGCCGAGGTGCACTACAAGCCATCCTCTGACACCTCCAAATACCCACAGGCAACTCCCATCGTTGAAATATGCACCATCATTG AAGAGCCTCTTTCCCAGTACAGGAGGGCGTGTGCGTTTTGTGCTGCCAGTTGCGAAATTTTGCACCCTAAGGGGTGCCGCAAGTTTGTTTGCGGCAACGACAAGGACCGGTTCGAACAACGTCTCGTGCAGTGTGGCTCTATGTGCATCGAGCCACCATTCAGTTGCCCCTCCAAGATCGAAAGGCACGGTCTGCCTTATCGCTCCTCATCGTCTTCGCCATCACAATGA
- the LOC124648580 gene encoding cytochrome P450 94B1-like produces MEITHITVLFILFTTVILYAWRRRASPLKTGTSCCPHPNPVLGNTLEFIRNRGRFFDWYTDMLRAAPSNTIEAWGPFGASHAVTTADPAGVDHLLRASFANYNRGAQFRAAQSELIGDGIFGADGRLWTLQRKLASYAFSSRSLRRFTQDVLAVHLGRRLLPFLDATALSGEAVDLQETLRRFAFDNICHVAFGVESSTFLEWADTQHQALFKAFDTAVEISFMRTLTPSTPVRKLTKLLNVGKSRRLREAIGVIDDHAMSVIEAKEASQRNNNQGVGDPDLLSRFMAAMDEEDGGGELAAMFPTPEAKRRLLRDVVVSFVLAGKDSTTSALTWFFWLLAVNPRCERRVHDEVSRSPNDDVKGMRYLHAALTEAMRLYPPVPFNGRVAVADDVLPDGTKVRAGWFANYSAYAMGRMEKLWGENFLEFLRERWLGDDGEFVAVDAAQYPVFHAGPRACPGKEMAYLQMKTVAAAVLRRFTLNVQAPTASMESPPAYEMTGGMKILGGLHVYLKIRD; encoded by the coding sequence ATGGAGATCACACACATCACCgtgctcttcatcctcttcaccaCTGTCATCCTCTATGCTTGGCGCCGCCGAGCTTCCCCGTTGAAGACAGGAACGTCTTGCTGCCCGCACCCCAACCCCGTCCTGGGGAACACCCTCGAGTTCATCCGCAACCGCGGGAGATTCTTCGACTGGTACACCGACATGCTGCGCGCGGCGCCGTCCAACACCATCGAGGCGTGGGGGCCTTTCGGCGCCAGCCACGCCGTCACCACCGCCGACCCGGCCGGCGTCGACCACCTCCTGCGCGCCAGCTTCGCCAACTACAACAGGGGCGCGCAGTTCCGCGCCGCGCAGTCCGAACTCATCGGCGACGGCATCTTCGGCGCCGACGGCCGCCTCTGGACCCTCCAGCGCAAGCTCGCGTCCTACGCCTTCTCCTCCCGCTCGCTGCGCCGCTTCACCCAAGACGTCCTCGCCGTCCacctcggccgccgcctcctgccgtTCCTCGACGCCACCGCGCTGTCCGGCGAGGCCGTCGACCTCCAGGAGACGTTGCGCCGCTTCGCGTTCGACAACATCTGCCACGTCGCATTCGGCGTCGAGAGCTCCACGTTCCTCGAGTGGGCTGACACCCAGCACCAGGCGCTCTTCAAGGCCTTCGACACGGCCGTCGAGATCTCCTTCATGCGCACGCTGACGCCGTCCACGCCCGTGCGGAAGCTCACCAAGCTTCTCAACGTCGGCAAGTCGCGCCGGCTCCGTGAAGCCATCGGCGTCATAGACGACCACGCCATGTCCGTCAtcgaagccaaggaggcgagccAGAGAAACAACAACCAAGGCGTGGGCGACCCGGACCTGCTCTCGCGGTTCATGGCGGCCATggacgaggaggacggcggcggcgagctcgccGCCATGTTCCCCACTCCGGAGGCCAAGCGCCGGCTCCTGCGGGACGTGGTCGTCAGCTTCGTGCTTGCCGGCAAGGACTCCACGACCTCGGCCCTCACGTGGTTCTTCTGGCTCCTTGCTGTGAACCCGCGGTGCGAGCGGCGCGTCCACGACGAGGTGTCCCGGTCGCCGAACGACGACGTGAAGGGCATGCGCTACCTCCACGCCGCGCTCACTGAGGCGATGCGCCTGTACCCGCCGGTTCCCTTCAACGGGCGGGTGGCCGTCGCCGACGACGTCCTCCCGGAcggcaccaaggtgcgcgccggCTGGTTCGCCAACTACTCGGCGTACGCCATGGGGCGGATGGAGAAGCTGTGGGGCGAGAACTTCCTAGAGTTCCTGCGTGAGCGCTGgctcggcgacgacggcgagttCGTGGCGGTGGACGCGGCGCAGTACCCGGTGTTCCACGCCGGGCCCCGGGCGTGCCCGGGAAAGGAGATGGCctacctgcagatgaagacggTCGCGGCAGCTGTTCTCCGGAGGTTCACGCTGAACGTGCAGGCACCGACGGCCAGCATGGAGTCGCCGCCGGCGTACGAGATGACCGGGGGAATGAAGATTCTAGGCGGGCTACACGTATACCTCAAGATACGGGACTGA